In Microtus ochrogaster isolate Prairie Vole_2 unplaced genomic scaffold, MicOch1.0 UNK3, whole genome shotgun sequence, the following proteins share a genomic window:
- the Rnf24 gene encoding RING finger protein 24 produces MSSDFPHYNFRMPNIGFQNLPLNIYIVVFGTAVFVFILSLLFCCYLIRLRHQAHKEFYAYKQVILKEKVKELNLHELCAVCLEDFKPRDELGICPCKHAFHRKCLVKWLEVRKVCPLCNMPVLQLAQLHSKQDRGPPQEPLPGAENIV; encoded by the exons ATGAGCTCAGATTTCCCACATTACAACTTCAGGATGCCTAATATTGGATTCCAGAATCTGCCTCTCAACATATATATTGTGGTCTTTGGCACTGCTGTATTTGTCTTCATCCTTAGTTTACTCTTCTGTTGCTACTTGATTAG GCTAAGACATCAAGCACACAAAGAATTTTATGCCTACAAGCAG gttatattaaaagaaaaagttaaagaacTGAATTTACATGAG CTCTGTGCTGTGTGTTTAGAAGACTTTAAGCCTCGAGATGAACTGGGGATTTGCCCGTGTAAGCATGCCTTCCACAGAAA GTGCCTTGTTAAGTGGCTGGAAGTCCGAAAAGTGTGTCCCCTGTGCAACATGCCGGTGCTGCAGCTGGCCCAGTTGCACAGTAAACAGGACCGTGGTCCCCCTCAAGAGCCCCTCCCTGGGGCAGAGAACATTGTATAG